CATCATAGAGAAATTCAAAGGCGGACCCGTGGGCCTTTCCACCATTGCCACCGCCTGCGGCGATGAGGCAGAGACCATTGAAGAAGTATACGAACCGTTCCTTATCCAGGAAGGCTACATTAAGCGTACCAGCCGCGGCCGTGAAGCCACCGAAGCCGCTTATCGCCACCTGGGCAAAATTCCGCCCAACCACGTGCGCAGTGGCACCCTCTTTGACCAAGCCGAATAAGCTGTTTTGAGCCCATTTGGCCAAAACAGGATCAAAACGTAAAAGTGTTTCACCCTCACCAGTTGTAAAGCTGGTGAGGGTTTTTTATGGGTTTGGGATTCCCTTGTGGTTTTATGGGTGGCTTTAAGTCTTTTTTTGGCAAAGAGAGCTGGAAGCAAAATTGTAGCGGCGTTACACTGTAACGCCGTGGCTCCATGAAACAAAGGCATCTCCATCATTACAGACCTGTCTTTATAACAGAAAACAGTGTTGCAAAAGCAGTGTTTGGGAGCTTGAAAAGATATTACTGCGAAGCACCACGGCGTTACAGTGTAACACCGCTACAGACCAAATAACTTCGTTGTTCGGCATTCCAAATCTGGAAATCCTTGATTTCGTTTTGACATATTATCTAGAAAACAACTCGCGCTATTCGGGATTTGTAATCCCGAATTCCAGAAAAGCGGATTTATAATCCGCCTGCCGGTCTTGCATCTGGACCCGTTTAGCAATGCGTGGGGAGGGGATTGCAAATCCCCCTTTCGGAACTTCCGGATTGCAAATCCGGAAGAGCTTTGGAGCTAAGAAATTGGAAGACCTAGTAGTGCGTGCAGCTCCTACGAGTGTCTCTGCCAATGTTTCCATGATTTCTGTTTTAGGCCTGTTCTCTGAAAAACAGCCCAAAAACAGAATTTTTACGGCAACTGAAATTCTTTTCCGCCAATTTTGTTGAAAGAAAGGCAATTACCTTTACACCCATGCTGAACCTCGCGCCCAAACATACCCAATTCATCAAGCAGAAAGCCCTGGAGCTCGGGTTTATGTATTGCGGGGTGTCCAAGGCCGATTTTCTGGAGGAGGAGGCGCCTAGGTTGGAGAATTGGCTCAACCAGAACAAACATGGCCAGATGCACTACATGGCCAACCACTTTGACAAACGCCTGGACCCGCGCCTGCTGGTAGAGGGGGCCAAATCGGTGGTGAGTCTGTTGCTGAACTATTACCCGGAGGAAACCCAACCCGAGGACACGTTTCAGATCTCTAAGTACGCGTACGGCCAGGACTACCACTTTCTCATCAAAGACAAGCTTAAGACCCTGTACCAGTTTATTCAGGAAGAGATAGGCGAAGTAGGTGGACGCGTGTTCGTGGATTCGGCGCCGGTCATGGACAAGGTATGGGCGAAGAAAAGCGGGTTGGGCTGGGTAGGCAAGAACAGCAACCTTATCAGGCCCGGGGTGGGCAGTTTCTTTTTCATCGCGGAGCTGATCCTGGACCTGGACCTGGAGCCGGACGGGCCTATCAAAGACTACTGCGGTACCTGCACCAAGTGCATGGATGCCTGCCCCACCGATGCCATTTCTACCCCCTACGTGGTAGACGGCAGCAAATGCATCTCTTATTTCACTATTGAGTTGAAGGACCAGATTCCGCAGGAGGTAGAGGGAAAATTTGGGAACTGGGTATTTGGCTGCGACATCTGCCAGGACGTGTGCCCCTGGAACCGGTTCAGTAAACCGCATCAGGAGCCCCTGTTAAAGCCACATCCTGAGTTGCTCCACCTTTCCGCAGGGGATTGGAGGGAGCTGACTCAGGATGTGTTTGGAGAAATTTTTAGAAAATCGGCTGTAAAACGCACGGGCTACGCCGGGCTTACCCGTAATCTGAAATTTGTAGCCAATGAACCGGCCCCGTTAAGCGGCCATCACGTTCCCGAAGACTTTGTCTAAGATAGGGCTGTAAGAAGAAGAGAACCGCTTGTAGCACCAGTCGCGCAGCGTCTCTAACTCTGAGCGCACCAGCATCCGCATGCTTTTTCTCAATTCCTTCTCAAACAACTTAGAGTCAAAGCTTACTTTGTCTAAAATTAATTTTACGTACTCCAACATGACTTTTATATAAATAGGTATAGGTGAGTGTATTGTGTTAGGATTCCTTCTTCTGGATTAAGATATA
This Rufibacter radiotolerans DNA region includes the following protein-coding sequences:
- the queG gene encoding tRNA epoxyqueuosine(34) reductase QueG encodes the protein MLNLAPKHTQFIKQKALELGFMYCGVSKADFLEEEAPRLENWLNQNKHGQMHYMANHFDKRLDPRLLVEGAKSVVSLLLNYYPEETQPEDTFQISKYAYGQDYHFLIKDKLKTLYQFIQEEIGEVGGRVFVDSAPVMDKVWAKKSGLGWVGKNSNLIRPGVGSFFFIAELILDLDLEPDGPIKDYCGTCTKCMDACPTDAISTPYVVDGSKCISYFTIELKDQIPQEVEGKFGNWVFGCDICQDVCPWNRFSKPHQEPLLKPHPELLHLSAGDWRELTQDVFGEIFRKSAVKRTGYAGLTRNLKFVANEPAPLSGHHVPEDFV